A single genomic interval of Aureliella helgolandensis harbors:
- a CDS encoding response regulator: protein MATSYTSAPTSLTTLIESFCWNPTSTQAASHDAPQQSIDRPWVLSIDDDEEFSHGLKLGLQSRGYDVVRAFDGMGAYRFAVGVEPVAILLDLYLPHTTGEKVLAQLRFHPRTSGIPVAIVTGMREPALNQRLLLAGATEVFHKPLSFSQLADAIDGYRTQVNASPPALQKLTRRSLPVGAAAP, encoded by the coding sequence ATGGCAACCTCCTACACTTCAGCCCCGACCTCGCTTACCACTCTGATCGAGTCGTTTTGCTGGAATCCCACGAGCACTCAAGCCGCATCCCACGATGCTCCCCAACAATCGATTGACCGACCTTGGGTCCTCTCGATCGACGATGATGAAGAGTTCTCGCATGGATTGAAGCTCGGCCTACAAAGTCGAGGGTATGACGTCGTGCGCGCCTTTGACGGCATGGGAGCCTATCGCTTTGCAGTGGGCGTTGAACCCGTAGCCATTTTGCTCGATCTCTACCTACCCCACACAACGGGCGAAAAGGTGCTTGCGCAACTACGGTTTCATCCTCGAACGTCGGGCATCCCCGTGGCAATCGTGACCGGCATGCGGGAGCCAGCACTCAATCAGCGGCTACTCCTGGCTGGGGCAACCGAGGTGTTCCACAAGCCACTCTCGTTTTCACAGTTGGCAGACGCCATCGATGGATACCGGACACAGGTCAACGCCTCCCCCCCCGCACTTCAGAAACTTACTCGGCGTAGCCTGCCAGTCGGTGCCGCCGCCCCCTGA
- a CDS encoding UPF0236 family transposase-like protein, with the protein MQLKRVRWAVQDETSSTPIDALLDEAEKSFTCGIREMLCRLNQSSSSFVKTAANIARLSSIDISGESVRQLVEYEGRKVTNQLTRGGIDIGWSSADCTLENVPQKSSASSSAASGAVNDQQKPTPTRVYVGCDGVKVPVVTQAEKTKRRTTIKLKRRRSGKKCRPLPAARAGSDQQYKEARIVVAYNESQTLRLVIATRGDCEVTGRLMRSMATTIKLDEATESIANIDGAPWIRNQLEFHNIVDKINLDYYHMKDNAQKARREMFGEDESGATWLTALTNILMEQGVDALLSELLTQKLTCSGRRLQALEQLIGYISERREIIRYRELRARGIQIGSGPTEAQCKTTTQRVKGRGRRWDFANAECMMNLAALEASNLWDNYWGNHAKNAA; encoded by the coding sequence GTGCAACTAAAGCGTGTTCGGTGGGCAGTTCAAGACGAAACCAGCAGCACACCGATCGATGCCTTGCTGGATGAAGCAGAGAAAAGCTTCACGTGCGGGATACGTGAGATGCTTTGTCGTTTGAATCAAAGTTCCTCCAGCTTTGTAAAGACTGCGGCCAATATCGCTCGTTTATCATCGATCGACATTAGCGGCGAAAGCGTACGGCAATTGGTCGAGTACGAAGGTCGCAAGGTAACCAACCAGCTAACGCGAGGGGGCATTGATATTGGCTGGTCGTCGGCAGACTGCACGTTGGAAAATGTTCCCCAGAAGTCGTCGGCCAGTTCATCAGCCGCATCTGGCGCAGTGAATGATCAACAAAAACCAACCCCAACTCGGGTTTATGTCGGCTGCGACGGAGTGAAGGTACCGGTCGTTACTCAAGCCGAGAAGACTAAGCGTCGCACTACGATCAAACTGAAACGTCGACGTAGTGGAAAGAAATGTCGGCCGTTGCCAGCAGCTCGAGCAGGTTCGGATCAACAGTACAAGGAAGCAAGAATCGTAGTTGCTTACAACGAATCTCAGACGCTCCGGCTTGTGATAGCTACCCGCGGTGATTGCGAAGTCACTGGGCGCTTGATGCGAAGTATGGCGACGACCATCAAACTAGATGAAGCGACTGAGTCCATTGCAAATATCGATGGCGCTCCATGGATACGCAACCAATTGGAGTTTCACAACATTGTGGATAAAATCAACTTGGATTACTACCACATGAAAGACAACGCACAAAAGGCGCGTCGCGAGATGTTCGGCGAGGATGAATCGGGAGCCACATGGTTAACGGCATTGACCAACATCCTGATGGAACAGGGAGTCGACGCACTGCTGAGTGAGCTGCTTACTCAGAAACTCACGTGCTCAGGTCGACGCCTTCAAGCCTTGGAGCAATTGATCGGATATATTTCGGAGCGTCGTGAAATCATTCGTTATCGCGAACTTCGCGCTCGCGGCATTCAGATCGGCAGTGGTCCGACCGAGGCCCAATGCAAAACTACCACACAACGGGTCAAAGGCCGAGGTCGCCGGTGGGATTTCGCCAATGCCGAGTGCATGATGAACCTCGCTGCACTCGAAGCGAGTAACCTCTGGGACAATTACTGGGGAAATCATGCAAAAAATGCTGCCTAA
- the hslU gene encoding ATP-dependent protease ATPase subunit HslU yields the protein MTNSTSTLDSANHPTAYSNRSLTPREIVTELDRYIVGQADAKRAIAIAVRNRWRRGQLPEEMQADIAPKNILMAGPTGVGKTEIARRLAKLTNAPFIKVEATKYTEVGYYGRDVESMVRDLVENAITLVRSLEQERVRTEAEERTEDRLLDLLVPTARQTEIDQLEEPSDADAAARRKRTRDKMREMLQAGELEEKVVEFSVEQKTSPIMVGGVGVESMDIDLQGMFERIIPKNSKRRSMKIAQARKILINQEADKLIDDDKIASLAIDASERNGIIFIDEIDKVIASEGGKSADVSRMGVQRDLLPIVEGTTVNTKHGYIKTDHILFIAAGAFQRGQPSDLMPELQGRFPIRVELSDLTKEHFVRILTEPNNSLTKQYISLLATEGVTLEFTEDGIERLADFGFSTNQSTQNIGARRLYTILEKVLEDLNFDASEATLSHVQIDASYVNAKLQEICADEDLSRFIL from the coding sequence ATGACCAACTCAACATCAACACTAGACTCAGCGAATCATCCCACGGCGTATAGCAACCGCAGCTTAACACCCCGTGAAATTGTAACCGAGCTGGATCGCTACATCGTCGGTCAGGCCGACGCGAAACGAGCTATTGCTATCGCGGTCAGGAACCGCTGGCGGCGCGGCCAATTGCCGGAGGAAATGCAAGCCGATATCGCTCCCAAAAACATTCTGATGGCCGGCCCCACCGGTGTCGGCAAAACCGAGATTGCGCGACGCCTCGCCAAACTCACCAATGCCCCCTTCATCAAAGTCGAAGCGACCAAGTACACCGAAGTTGGCTATTATGGCCGCGATGTGGAGAGCATGGTTCGAGACCTCGTTGAAAATGCAATCACACTCGTGCGGAGCCTAGAGCAGGAGCGCGTGCGAACCGAGGCGGAAGAGCGGACCGAAGACCGACTGCTCGACCTGTTGGTACCCACGGCGCGCCAAACAGAAATTGACCAGTTGGAGGAGCCGAGCGACGCAGACGCCGCCGCCAGACGCAAACGCACCCGAGACAAGATGCGCGAAATGCTTCAAGCCGGTGAGCTCGAGGAAAAGGTGGTGGAGTTCAGTGTAGAACAGAAGACGTCTCCCATCATGGTTGGGGGCGTTGGTGTGGAAAGCATGGACATCGACCTGCAAGGCATGTTCGAGCGGATCATTCCCAAAAATTCGAAGCGCCGCTCTATGAAGATCGCACAAGCTCGCAAGATCCTGATCAATCAGGAAGCAGACAAGCTGATCGACGACGACAAAATCGCTTCCTTAGCCATTGACGCCAGTGAGCGCAACGGAATCATCTTCATCGATGAAATTGACAAGGTAATCGCCAGCGAAGGCGGCAAGTCCGCGGACGTATCTCGCATGGGTGTCCAACGCGATCTGTTGCCGATCGTCGAGGGGACAACCGTAAATACCAAGCATGGTTATATCAAAACCGACCACATTCTGTTTATCGCCGCAGGTGCCTTCCAACGTGGCCAACCCAGCGATTTGATGCCGGAATTGCAAGGCCGATTCCCTATACGCGTCGAACTTAGCGACTTGACCAAAGAGCATTTCGTCCGCATCCTCACCGAGCCGAACAATTCACTCACCAAACAATACATTTCTCTCCTGGCTACCGAGGGAGTTACACTCGAATTTACGGAGGATGGGATTGAACGACTGGCCGACTTTGGTTTCAGTACCAATCAATCCACCCAGAACATCGGCGCTCGCCGACTCTACACGATCCTTGAAAAAGTTTTGGAGGATCTCAACTTTGACGCCTCCGAAGCCACGCTCAGTCACGTGCAAATCGACGCGTCCTACGTCAATGCAAAACTGCAGGAGATCTGCGCAGACGAAGACTTGAGTCGCTTCATCCTCTAG
- the hslV gene encoding ATP-dependent protease subunit HslV, translating into MQFHATTILSVRHGNQVALGGDGQVTLDKTIIKSDACKVRVLAAGKVVVGFAGGAADAFALMERFEGKLKDYPANLPRAATELAREWRSDRALRRLEALLIAIDAKHSLLVSGTGDVIQPTDGIVGIGSGGNYAVAAARALVRHSPLPASEIVRQGLTIAAELDIYSGGNIIVEQLDCEA; encoded by the coding sequence ATGCAATTTCATGCAACGACGATTCTCTCAGTGCGACATGGAAACCAGGTTGCGTTGGGCGGAGATGGGCAAGTCACCCTGGATAAGACCATTATCAAAAGTGATGCCTGCAAAGTCCGAGTGCTGGCTGCTGGAAAAGTTGTCGTAGGCTTTGCGGGTGGCGCCGCCGACGCCTTTGCGCTCATGGAGCGTTTTGAGGGAAAACTCAAGGACTATCCGGCAAACCTGCCCCGAGCTGCGACTGAATTGGCGAGAGAATGGCGCAGCGATCGCGCACTGCGTCGGCTCGAGGCCTTGTTAATTGCCATCGATGCAAAACATAGCCTGCTAGTGAGTGGAACCGGCGATGTGATTCAGCCCACCGACGGCATCGTAGGAATCGGCTCGGGAGGTAACTATGCAGTTGCAGCCGCCCGAGCACTGGTTCGCCACAGTCCCCTGCCGGCCAGCGAAATCGTACGGCAAGGCCTCACCATCGCCGCGGAGCTCGATATCTATTCCGGTGGCAATATCATTGTGGAACAATTGGATTGCGAAGCATGA
- a CDS encoding GDSL-type esterase/lipase family protein, giving the protein MMMPHRLSHLAAGLLSVTFALLLIQQPAVVAGEWDELTKESPWVFLGDSNTYAGGYVAAIDAAVQGDASLARKPFIVNLGMPSETASGLSEPDHPFPRPCIHERVDSVLDVVKPSVVFICYGMNDGIYAPLSEERMQAYRQGMLRLAEKIRKQGAKLICLTPPLFEVAPVAKQGKLGPTAEGNYAWFAPFENYDEVLAEQAKWCLKNEIEADQVIDLRTALLEYKQRLQQTDSDFAFSGDGVHFGTEAHDWLARTILKELGAPEAVQQHQLTETSRNRTMKRMHLLRDAYIEATGKNRPGLPEGLSIPEATQKADVLLESPR; this is encoded by the coding sequence ATGATGATGCCACATCGGTTGTCCCACCTTGCTGCGGGCCTGTTGTCCGTGACTTTTGCACTCCTTCTGATCCAGCAGCCGGCTGTGGTGGCCGGTGAGTGGGATGAGCTTACCAAGGAGTCGCCTTGGGTGTTTCTGGGGGATTCCAACACTTACGCTGGCGGTTATGTGGCGGCGATTGACGCGGCCGTGCAAGGCGATGCGAGTTTGGCGCGGAAGCCCTTTATCGTAAACCTGGGAATGCCAAGCGAAACCGCTTCTGGGCTTTCGGAGCCCGATCATCCATTCCCGCGTCCCTGCATCCATGAGCGTGTCGACAGTGTGTTGGATGTTGTGAAACCGAGCGTGGTGTTCATCTGTTATGGCATGAATGATGGCATCTATGCACCGCTGAGTGAGGAGCGAATGCAGGCGTATCGGCAGGGGATGCTGCGGTTGGCTGAGAAGATTCGCAAGCAAGGAGCGAAATTGATCTGTTTGACACCGCCACTCTTTGAGGTGGCACCCGTCGCGAAGCAGGGCAAGCTGGGCCCGACAGCCGAAGGGAACTACGCCTGGTTTGCTCCGTTCGAAAACTATGACGAGGTGTTGGCCGAACAAGCGAAATGGTGCTTGAAAAACGAAATTGAAGCAGATCAGGTCATCGACCTGCGGACCGCCCTGCTCGAATACAAACAACGGCTGCAGCAGACCGATTCCGACTTCGCCTTTTCGGGCGATGGCGTCCACTTTGGCACGGAGGCACACGATTGGCTGGCGCGCACGATTCTTAAGGAACTAGGGGCCCCCGAGGCAGTTCAGCAGCACCAGCTGACCGAGACATCTCGAAATAGGACGATGAAGAGAATGCACCTGCTGCGCGATGCCTACATCGAAGCTACTGGGAAGAATCGCCCTGGGCTACCAGAAGGGTTGTCGATCCCCGAGGCGACGCAAAAGGCAGACGTGCTGCTCGAATCGCCGCGTTAA
- a CDS encoding DUF1552 domain-containing protein — translation MKNHTLDRRALLRGAGTAIALPWLEIMSPKRARGAAGQIPLRTAFLNVPNGKHMPDWTPTSTGSDFELRPTLMPLSHLRDKFSVLSNLTLDGAAAHGDGPGDHARSAAAFLTGAHPKKTDGADIQNGISVDQVIAQGSSAKTRFASLEMGLEGSSQSGQCDSGYSCAYPSNLAWRNATSPLAKEVDPSAVFDRLFASGDSAADQKTSFLRKSRRQSVLDFALKDANKLHAQLGSADRRKLDEYLYAVREIENRLVNSERLQIGEDGIPNYPRPAGVPRELDEHCRLMLDMLTLAFQTDSTRVATFMFANEGNNRGYPELGAPEGHHDLSHHGKSAEKQEKLAKINVYYVQKLAYLLDSLDSIREAEGTLLDHCMILYGSGISDGDRHNHNELPILLAGLGGGRMRSGQHFKYPPNTPLCNLYLWMIGQHGIPADRFGDSTGMLEHLERS, via the coding sequence ATGAAGAACCACACGCTCGATCGACGCGCACTCTTAAGAGGTGCGGGTACCGCAATTGCTCTACCATGGCTGGAGATCATGTCTCCCAAGCGTGCTCGTGGAGCTGCAGGGCAGATTCCTCTACGCACTGCCTTTCTGAACGTACCCAATGGCAAGCACATGCCTGATTGGACGCCCACCAGCACAGGGAGCGATTTTGAGCTCCGTCCAACGTTGATGCCGCTATCGCATCTGAGGGACAAATTCAGCGTGTTAAGCAATTTGACGCTCGACGGCGCGGCCGCTCACGGTGATGGTCCGGGAGACCACGCGCGCAGCGCCGCTGCGTTCCTGACCGGCGCGCATCCCAAGAAAACCGATGGAGCTGATATTCAAAATGGTATCAGCGTGGACCAAGTCATCGCTCAAGGCAGCAGTGCTAAGACGCGGTTCGCATCGCTGGAAATGGGGCTGGAGGGGAGCAGTCAATCGGGACAATGCGACAGTGGCTATAGCTGTGCCTACCCTTCCAACCTAGCCTGGCGCAACGCCACCAGCCCGCTGGCCAAAGAAGTGGATCCCTCGGCGGTGTTCGACCGCTTATTTGCATCGGGGGATTCGGCCGCCGATCAAAAGACCAGCTTCCTGCGCAAAAGTCGGCGTCAGAGTGTCCTTGATTTTGCGTTGAAGGATGCGAACAAGTTGCATGCACAGCTCGGGAGTGCAGATCGGCGGAAGCTCGATGAATACCTGTACGCGGTCCGCGAGATCGAGAATCGGCTCGTCAACTCCGAGCGTCTGCAGATCGGCGAAGACGGTATTCCCAACTATCCGAGGCCGGCTGGAGTGCCACGCGAGCTGGATGAGCATTGTCGATTGATGCTCGACATGTTGACGTTGGCGTTCCAGACTGACAGCACCCGCGTGGCTACGTTCATGTTTGCCAACGAAGGAAATAATCGAGGCTACCCAGAGTTGGGGGCGCCCGAGGGGCATCACGATCTTTCGCATCACGGAAAGAGCGCGGAGAAGCAAGAGAAGCTGGCGAAAATCAATGTCTACTACGTACAGAAGTTGGCTTATCTTCTGGACTCACTCGACAGTATTCGTGAGGCAGAGGGGACGTTGCTCGACCACTGTATGATCCTGTATGGTAGTGGCATTAGCGACGGGGACCGCCATAATCACAACGAGCTGCCAATCCTATTGGCCGGTTTGGGAGGCGGTCGCATGCGTTCCGGCCAGCACTTCAAGTATCCGCCCAATACGCCACTGTGCAACCTTTACCTATGGATGATCGGGCAGCATGGCATTCCGGCTGATCGCTTTGGCGATTCCACTGGCATGCTGGAGCACCTTGAACGTTCTTAG
- a CDS encoding ATP-binding response regulator, whose amino-acid sequence MRNETAIAILQVDDDFEDANVLSRLLNGLDGQYTLDHACTLAEGLTRAETGNYQVIFTDLGLPDASGLEAIQRLNLACPEAAVIAHSGLGEEYLRIEALTQGADDFLSKHDLNAIALQRCVSENLHRSRLRENIRCLYHAVQEEKETVEAQAEKLALQATELAQQNRKLKKLCDSSQKFVNNVSHEFRTPLCVVKQYSSLLADGIVGDVNVEQKRMLQVIEDRVDDLNNMVDDMLDISRHESGMLAAAREHCQVAAVVERILPVLHQRAKLHAIEIQADLPADLPITYCDPEKVTRTLINLAINAIKFSPAGSTVHIRLQSEESAKQVRIAVQDQGPGIPSDQTQQIFKRFNRLHQAQAAPKTGFGLGLNIAEELVELNLGQISLESVVGEGSTFSFTVPVADWPEVLHRHLQRVAQDEQEQEASIQISVIRASLVQPLSDATCQQGPKEIQAFLNCLLFSKDLLLPIEDDVWLAVLTAGRSGAECFLERIGKETESVNRNRAQGALPELKLEDLGTVVGAENLDSLQQLLTRNAPALTCSAQKGTLCAI is encoded by the coding sequence GTGCGCAACGAAACAGCAATTGCAATTTTGCAAGTTGACGACGATTTTGAAGATGCAAATGTACTAAGTCGCTTGCTAAATGGCCTGGATGGCCAATATACCCTCGATCATGCATGCACACTTGCCGAGGGACTCACACGCGCCGAGACGGGTAACTATCAAGTCATTTTCACCGATCTGGGACTTCCCGATGCGAGCGGTTTAGAAGCGATTCAACGACTCAATCTGGCTTGTCCGGAAGCTGCTGTAATTGCTCACTCCGGTTTAGGCGAAGAGTACTTACGAATCGAAGCGCTCACGCAGGGCGCCGATGACTTTTTGTCAAAACACGATTTGAATGCAATCGCCCTGCAGCGTTGCGTAAGCGAGAACCTCCACCGTTCGCGTCTCCGCGAAAATATCCGCTGCCTGTACCATGCGGTCCAAGAAGAAAAGGAGACGGTCGAAGCTCAAGCGGAAAAGCTGGCACTCCAAGCCACGGAACTAGCTCAACAGAACCGCAAACTTAAGAAACTGTGCGATTCGTCGCAAAAATTCGTTAACAATGTATCCCACGAATTCAGAACCCCGCTCTGCGTAGTCAAGCAATACTCAAGCCTACTTGCGGACGGTATTGTCGGAGACGTCAATGTGGAACAGAAGCGGATGTTGCAAGTCATCGAAGACCGAGTGGACGATTTGAACAACATGGTAGATGACATGTTGGACATCAGTCGACACGAGTCGGGCATGCTGGCGGCAGCCAGGGAACATTGCCAGGTCGCCGCCGTGGTGGAACGGATTCTACCGGTACTGCACCAACGTGCAAAACTACATGCTATCGAGATTCAAGCGGACCTCCCGGCAGACCTCCCGATCACCTATTGTGATCCCGAAAAGGTGACGCGTACCTTGATTAATTTAGCGATCAACGCGATCAAGTTCTCGCCAGCCGGCTCCACCGTTCACATCCGCTTGCAATCCGAAGAATCGGCCAAACAAGTACGGATTGCGGTGCAAGATCAGGGGCCTGGGATCCCCTCAGACCAGACCCAGCAAATTTTCAAACGTTTCAACCGACTCCATCAGGCTCAAGCAGCCCCGAAAACCGGTTTCGGCCTCGGATTGAATATTGCCGAAGAGCTCGTCGAGCTCAACCTTGGCCAAATCTCTCTGGAGAGCGTTGTTGGTGAGGGTAGTACTTTTTCGTTCACCGTCCCTGTCGCCGATTGGCCTGAAGTACTTCACCGACACCTTCAACGCGTCGCTCAAGATGAACAGGAGCAGGAGGCGTCGATCCAAATTTCCGTGATTCGTGCATCACTCGTTCAACCGCTTTCCGACGCTACATGCCAACAGGGGCCCAAGGAGATTCAAGCCTTTCTCAACTGCCTCCTGTTCTCCAAAGATCTCCTGTTACCCATTGAAGACGACGTCTGGCTGGCTGTATTGACCGCAGGGCGGAGTGGCGCGGAATGCTTTCTTGAACGCATAGGCAAGGAGACAGAATCGGTCAATCGCAACCGAGCCCAAGGCGCGTTGCCGGAATTGAAGCTGGAAGATTTGGGGACGGTCGTAGGTGCGGAAAACCTGGATTCACTGCAGCAGTTACTTACGCGCAACGCTCCCGCCCTAACTTGCTCCGCCCAAAAAGGAACACTCTGTGCCATCTAG
- a CDS encoding DUF1592 domain-containing protein, translating into MPAADQALRQRELEAKVAPLLSKHCYGCHSGAEADAGLALDHFETISSYLKSRVVWEKVIEKLQLDAMPPPDASELAPAERQFLVTWIRDTINDFECGQQPNPGSVTLRRLNAAEYQNTIQALLGVNYTPAANFPGDDVGYGFDNIGDVLTLPPMLMEKYLVAAEKISRYVIQTPPPDQVFQASYAGAQLEFEGGGNMRDGALSFYASGVASIEEQLPWTGKYRLTITAGGDQVGEEPCQMGIAVGEKRVGTLAVPNDTESPQEFEIELRLGEGARRISIGFLNDFYIAAKGGQPAQDRNLSLFHVELIGRKSGGTAIEPSQLRPQHRRVVFTTPSAEKDSQTATHKVLERLASRAYRRPVATEELRELVGLALEIQAAGDSFEESIQVAMQAILISPHFLFRVESPPASEQYGEYRNLDEFELASRLSYFLWSSMPDDELLGLALQNQLRVGNNLERQVARMLKDERARAFVSNFASQWLMLRKLESFVPDEQMFPKWNDRIKELSKLETLNFFAGVLKADMSVIRLLDADFTFLNQELAEFYGMSGVQGDDFVRVSLAGTPRSGLLTQASVLAVTSNPTRTSPVKRGRWILDNLLATPPPPPPPGVPELQEKGPLVGSMRQQLEQHRADPNCAGCHKLMDPLGFALENFDAIGLYREQEHGVPVDSSGVLPDGTRVSSARELQRVLTEQNRQKFVECVTEKLLTYALGRGLEYYDKCAVDKILATLEDSDFRFSALISAIVHSDPFQKKGEREIAL; encoded by the coding sequence TTGCCTGCCGCAGACCAGGCTCTACGGCAACGCGAGTTGGAGGCGAAGGTCGCGCCGCTGCTGAGCAAGCACTGCTATGGCTGTCACTCGGGTGCGGAAGCGGATGCGGGGCTGGCGCTGGACCATTTTGAAACGATCAGCTCCTATCTGAAAAGCCGAGTGGTCTGGGAGAAAGTGATCGAGAAACTGCAGCTTGACGCGATGCCACCGCCTGATGCCAGTGAACTAGCACCCGCGGAACGTCAGTTTCTCGTGACGTGGATTCGGGATACGATCAATGACTTTGAATGTGGGCAACAACCCAACCCTGGTAGTGTTACGCTCAGAAGACTCAATGCGGCCGAATACCAGAATACGATCCAAGCATTGCTGGGAGTGAATTACACGCCGGCTGCTAATTTCCCTGGCGATGATGTCGGCTACGGGTTTGATAATATTGGGGATGTACTCACGCTACCTCCCATGCTGATGGAGAAATATTTAGTCGCGGCCGAGAAGATCAGTCGCTATGTCATACAAACACCTCCACCTGATCAGGTCTTTCAAGCCAGCTATGCAGGGGCGCAGCTTGAGTTCGAAGGTGGTGGCAACATGCGCGATGGCGCACTGAGCTTCTACGCGAGTGGCGTCGCCAGCATCGAAGAGCAGTTGCCTTGGACTGGAAAGTACAGGTTGACCATCACGGCGGGCGGCGATCAAGTTGGTGAAGAACCGTGTCAGATGGGAATTGCAGTGGGGGAGAAGCGGGTCGGTACCTTGGCGGTTCCCAACGACACCGAGTCACCGCAAGAGTTTGAGATCGAATTGCGGCTGGGCGAGGGGGCACGCCGGATTTCTATCGGCTTCCTCAATGATTTCTATATCGCAGCCAAAGGGGGGCAGCCGGCCCAGGATCGTAATCTCTCCCTTTTCCACGTGGAGTTGATCGGACGGAAGTCGGGTGGAACCGCCATTGAGCCAAGCCAGCTGCGGCCTCAACACCGGCGAGTGGTGTTTACCACGCCTTCGGCTGAAAAGGACTCTCAGACGGCAACGCATAAAGTCCTGGAAAGGCTCGCTAGCCGCGCGTACCGCCGCCCAGTGGCAACGGAAGAATTGCGGGAGCTGGTGGGTTTGGCATTGGAAATTCAGGCCGCCGGTGACTCGTTCGAAGAGAGCATTCAAGTTGCCATGCAAGCCATCCTTATTTCACCTCACTTTCTCTTTCGCGTCGAATCTCCTCCCGCCAGCGAACAGTATGGTGAGTATCGGAATCTCGACGAGTTTGAATTGGCCAGTCGATTGAGCTACTTTCTATGGAGTTCGATGCCCGATGACGAGCTGTTGGGACTGGCGTTGCAAAATCAATTGCGTGTCGGAAACAATCTTGAACGCCAAGTTGCGCGGATGCTGAAGGATGAACGGGCTCGGGCGTTCGTCTCCAACTTTGCAAGTCAGTGGCTCATGTTGCGTAAGCTCGAGTCGTTCGTGCCGGACGAGCAGATGTTCCCGAAATGGAACGACCGAATCAAAGAGCTGTCGAAGCTTGAGACGCTCAATTTTTTCGCGGGCGTCCTCAAGGCGGACATGAGTGTGATTCGGCTATTGGATGCGGACTTCACGTTTCTCAATCAAGAGTTGGCGGAGTTCTACGGGATGTCCGGTGTGCAGGGGGACGACTTCGTGCGCGTCTCTTTGGCTGGCACTCCGCGAAGCGGCCTGTTGACCCAAGCCAGTGTGTTGGCGGTCACGAGCAACCCAACGCGCACCAGCCCCGTGAAGCGGGGACGATGGATTCTAGATAATCTACTCGCAACACCGCCGCCCCCGCCTCCACCCGGCGTCCCTGAATTGCAGGAGAAGGGACCGCTCGTGGGGTCGATGCGTCAGCAACTGGAGCAGCATCGCGCGGATCCCAACTGCGCAGGTTGTCACAAACTGATGGATCCTCTGGGATTTGCCTTGGAGAACTTTGACGCAATTGGTCTGTACCGAGAGCAAGAGCATGGAGTTCCCGTTGATTCAAGCGGCGTGCTGCCCGACGGTACGCGAGTTTCGAGTGCGCGCGAGTTGCAGCGTGTCTTGACGGAGCAAAACCGGCAGAAGTTCGTCGAGTGCGTGACGGAGAAACTGCTCACCTATGCCCTAGGACGCGGGTTGGAATACTACGACAAGTGTGCAGTGGATAAAATCCTGGCGACACTCGAGGATTCCGACTTTCGATTCAGTGCCCTGATTTCGGCAATTGTTCACAGCGATCCCTTTCAGAAGAAGGGAGAACGAGAAATAGCATTATGA
- a CDS encoding response regulator: protein MPSSRRILIVEDDEAIRFATVLRLRQQGYQTFTASDGEAGLKAALTLRPDMILMDIRMPKLDGLAALRELKGNPETLHIPVVIVSASPGDQSNALDSGAEYFVRKPYSHELLTQVLASAFAAPTLGR from the coding sequence GTGCCATCTAGCCGAAGAATACTGATCGTCGAGGATGACGAGGCGATTCGCTTTGCCACCGTGCTCCGACTTCGTCAACAGGGATATCAAACCTTCACCGCGTCCGATGGCGAAGCGGGATTGAAGGCGGCACTCACACTTCGGCCCGATATGATCTTAATGGACATACGCATGCCAAAACTCGACGGCTTAGCGGCACTTCGAGAGTTGAAAGGAAATCCGGAGACGCTCCACATTCCGGTCGTGATCGTATCCGCCAGTCCTGGAGACCAGTCAAACGCATTGGATTCCGGCGCTGAGTATTTCGTTCGCAAACCCTATTCACACGAATTATTAACCCAAGTTTTGGCCTCTGCGTTCGCAGCCCCGACGCTAGGTCGATAA